From the Equus przewalskii isolate Varuska chromosome 19, EquPr2, whole genome shotgun sequence genome, one window contains:
- the NELFE gene encoding negative elongation factor E encodes MLVIPPGLSEEEEALQKKFNKLKKKKKALLALKKQSSSSTASQGGVKRSLSEQPVVDTATATEQAKQLVKSGAISAIKAETKNSGFKRSRTLEGKLKDPEKGPVPTFQPFQRSVSADDDLQESSRRPQRKSLYESFVSSSDRLRELGPDGEEAEGPGAGDGPPRSFDWGYEERGGAHTSASPPRSRSRDRSRERNRDRDRDRERDRDRDRERDRDRERDRDRDRDRDRDRDRDRDRDRDRDRDREGPFRRSDSFPERRAPRKGNTLYVYGEDMTPTLLRGAFSPFGNIIDLSMDPPRNCAFVTYEKMESADQAVAELNGTQVESVQLKVSIARKQPMLDAATGKSVWGSLAVQNSPKGCHRDKRTQIVYSDDVYKENLVDGF; translated from the exons ATGTTGGTGATACCCCCCGGACTgagcgaggaggaggaggctcTGCAGAAGAAATTCAACAAACTCAAGAAAAAG AAAAAGGCACTGCTGGCTCTGAAGAAACAAAGTAGCAGCAGTACAGCCAGCCAAGGCGGCGTCAAACGCT CACTGTCAGAGCAGCCTGTGGTGGACACAGCCACGGCAACAGAGCAGGCAAAGCAGCTAGTGAAGTCAGGAGCCATCAGTGCCATCAAGGCCGAGACCAAGAACTCGGGCTTCAAACGTTCTCGGACCCTAGAGGGGAAGTTAAAG gaCCCTGAGAAGGGGCCAGTCCCCACTTTCCAGCCGTTCCAGAGGAGCGTATCTGCTGACGATGATCTGCAGGAG TCATCCAGACGTCCCCAGAGGAaatctttgtatgagag CTTTGTGTCTTCCAGTGACCGACTTCGGGAACTGGGGCCAGATGGGGAAGAGGCAGAGGGCCCAGGGGCTGGTGATGGCCCCCCTCGAAGCTTTGACTGGGGCTATGAAGAACGTGGTGGTGCCCACACTTCAGCCTCCCCTCCCCGAAGCCGCAGCCGGGACCGCAGTCGTGAGCGGAACCGGGACAGAGACCGAGATCGAGAACGGGATCGAGACAGAGATCGGGAGCGGGACCGAGACCGGGAGCGGGACAGAGACCGAGATCGAGACCGGGACAGGGACCGAGACAGGGATCGGGACCGAGACAGGGATCGGGATCGAGACCGAGAGGGCCCTTTCCGCA GGTCGGACTCGTTCCCTGAACGCCGGGCCCCTCGGAAGGGGAATACTCTGTATGTGTACGGAGAAGACATGACGCCCACCCTCCTCCGGGGAGCCTTCTCTCCCTTTGGAAACATCATTGACCTCTCCATGGACCCACCCAGAAA CTGTGCCTTCGTCACCTATGAAAAGATGGAGTCAGCAGATCAGGCCGTTGCTGAG CTCAACGGGACCCAGGTGGAGTCCGTACAGCTCAAAGTCAGCATTGCCCGCAAACAACCCATGCTCGACGCCGCCACTGGCAAGTCTGTCTGGGGCTCCCTTG cTGTCCAGAACAGCCCTAAGGGTTGCCATCGGGACAAGAGGACCCAGATTGTCTACAGTGATGACGTCTACAAGGAGAACCTTGTGGATGGCTTCTAG
- the SKIC2 gene encoding superkiller complex protein 2, giving the protein MMETERLVLPPPDPLDLPLRAVELGCTGRWELLNAPGAPESTLPHGLPPCAPDLQQEAEQLFLSSPAWLPLHGVEHSARKWQRKMDPWSLLSALGAPVPSDLQAQRHPTTGQILGYKEVLLENTNLSATTSLSLRRPPGPISQSLWGNPTQYPFWPGGMDEPTITDLSTREEAEEEIDFEKDLLTVPPGFKKGVDFAPKDHRAPASGLLSLSRLLEPLDLGGGDEDETDAVGQPGSPRGDTVSAPPCSAPLARASSLEDLVLKEASTAVSPPEPPKPPPQEQWAIPVDVTSPVGDFYRLIPQPAFQWAFEPDVFQKQAILHLERHDSVFVAAHTSAGKTVVAEYAIALAQKHMTRTIYTSPIKALSNQKFRDFRNTFADVGLLTGDVQLHPEASCLIMTTEILRSMLYSGSDVIRDLEWVIFDEVHYINDAERGVVWEEVLIMLPDHVSIILLSATVPNALEFADWIGRLKRRQIYVISTVARPVPLEHYLFTGNSPKTQGELFLLLDSRGAFHTKGYYAAVEAKKERMSKHAQTFGAKQPTHQGGPAQDRGVYLSLLASLRTRAQLPVVVFTFSRGRCDEQASGLTSLDLTTSSEKSEIHLFLQRCLARLRGSDRQLPQVLHMSELLHRGLGVHHSGILPILKEIVEMLFSRGLVKVLFATETFAMGVNMPARTVVFDSMRKHDGSTFRDLLPGEYVQMAGRAGRRGLDPTGTVILLCKGRVPEMADLHRMMMGKPSQLQSQFRLTYTMILNLLRVDALRVEDMMKRSFSEFPSRKDSKAHEQALAELTKRLGALEEPDTTGQLVDLPEYYNWGEELTETQGLIQRRIIDSVNGLKSLSVGRVVVVKNQEHHNALGVILQVSSNSTSRVFTTLVLCDKPMSEDPQQKGPASPDVPYPDDLVGFKLFLPEGPCDHTVAKLQPGDVAAITTKVLRVNGEKILEDFSKRQQPKFKKEPPLAAVTTAVQELLRLAQAYPAGPPTLDPVNDLQLKDVSVVEGGLRARKLEELIRGAQCVHSPRFPAQYLKLRERMQIQKEMERLSFLLSDQSLLLLPEYHQRVEVLRTLGYVDDAGTVKLAGRVACAMSSHELLLTELMFDNALSALRPEEIAALLSGLVCQSSGDPGDQLPSTLKQGVERVRAVAKRIGEVQVACGLNQTVEEFVGELNFGLVEVVYEWARGMPFSELAGLSGTPEGLVVRCIQRLAEMCRSLRGAARLVGEPVLGAKMETAATLLRRDIVFAASLYTQ; this is encoded by the exons ATGATGGAGACGGAGCGACTcg TGCTACCTCCCCCAGATCCCCTGGATCTGCCCCTTCGGGCCGTGGAGCTGGGATGCACTGGGCGCTGGGAGCTGCTGAATGCGCCTGGGGCTCCAGAGAGCACC CTTCCCCATGGcctccctccctgtgccccagATCTGCAGCAAGAGGCAGAGCAGTTGTTTCTGTCATCTCCAGCCTGGCTGCCTCTGCATGGTGTGGAGCACTCAGCCCG aaaATGGCAGAGGAAGATGGATCCCTGGTCTCTCTTGTCCGCATTGGGAGCCCCAGTCCCCTCCGACTTACAGGCCCAAAGACACCCAACCACAGGCCAGATACTGGGCTACAAGGAG GTCCTGCTGGAGAATACAAACTTGTCGGCTACGACCTCCTTGTCTCTTCGCCGGCCCCCAGGGCCCATCTCCCAGTCCCTGTGGGGGAATCCAACCCAGTACCCTTTCTGGCCAG GTGGAATGGATGAGCCCACCATAACAGATCTGAGCACTCGGGAGGAGGCCGAGGAGGAGATAGACTTTGAGAAAG ATCTTCTTACTGTTCCACCTGGCTTTAAGAAAGGTGTAGACTTTGCACCAAAAG ATCACCGAGCTCCAGCTTCCGGGTTGCTCAGTCTCAGCCGTCTGCTGGAGCCCCTGGATTTGGGTGGGGGCGATGAGGATGAGACTGATGCAGTGGGACAGCCAGGAAGTCCCAGAGGGGACACTGTTTCAGCCCCTCCCTGCAGTGCTCCCCTGGCCCGAGCAAGCAGCTTGGAGGACCTGGTGTTGAAG GAAGCGTCTACAGCTGTATCTCCCCCAGAGCCCCCCAAACCCCCGCCTCAGGAGCAGTGGGCCATTCCTGTGGATGTCACCTCTCCAGTTGGTGATTTCTACCGCCTCATTCCCCAGCCGGCCTTCCAG TGGGCATTTGAGCCAGATGTGTTTCAGAAACAGGCTATCCTGCACTTGGAACGGCACGACTCAGTCTTTGTTGCGGCTCACACATCTGCTGGGAAGACAGTTGTGGCTGAATATGCCATTGCCCTTGCCCAGAAACACATGACGCG CACCATCTACACGTCGCCTATCAAGGCTCTGAGCAACCAGAAGTTCCGAGACTTCCGAAACACATTTGCAGATGTGGGACTGCTCACTGGGGACGTGCAGCTGCACCCAGAGGCCTCCTGCCTCATCATGACGACAGAAATCCTTCG CTCCATGCTGTATAGCGGCTCAGATGTCATCCGGGACCTGGAGTGGGTCATCTTTGATGAGGTTCACTATATCAATGATGCTGAG CGCGGGGTCGTGTGGGAGGAGGTGCTCATCATGCTCCCTGACCATGTCTCCATCATCCTTCTGAGTGCTACTGTCCCCAATGCCCTTGAATTTGCTGACTGGATTGG GCGACTGAAGCGTCGTCAGATCTATGTGATCAGCACTGTTGCTCGCCCCGTCCCCTTGGAGCATTATCTCTTCACGGGGAACAGCCCCAAGACCCAGGGGGAGCTCTTCCTATTGCTGGACTCCCGAGGTGCCTTCCACACAAAGGG GTACTACGCAGCTGTGGAGGCCAAGAAGGAGCGGATGAGCAAACACGCCCAGACCTTCGGGGCCAAGCAGCCTACGCATCAGGGGGGGCCTGCACAG GACCGTGGGGTGTACCTGtccctcctggcctccctccGCACCCGTGCACAGCTGCCCGTGGTGGTTTTCACCTTCTCCCGGGGCCGCTGTGATGAGCAGGCCTCGGGCCTCACCTCCCTTGACCTCACCACAAGCTCAGAGAAGAGTGAGATTCACCTCTTCCTCCAGCGCTGCCTTGCTCGCCTCCGTGGCTCTGACCGCCAGCTGCCTCAG GTCCTGCACATGTCAGAGCTCCTGCATCGCGGCCTGGGTGTGCACCACAGTGGCATCCTGCCCATCCTCAAGGAGATCGTGGAGATGCTCTTCAGCCGTGGCCTGGTCAAG GTCTTGTTTGCCACAGAGACCTTCGCCATGGGTGTAAATATGCCGGCCCGAACGGTGGTGTTTGACTCCATGCGCAAGCACGACGGCTCCACCTTCCGGGACCTGCTCCCTGGGGAGTACGTGCAGATGGCAGGCCGGGCGGGCCGGAGGGGCCTGGACCCGACAGGCACTGTCATCCTGCTCTGCAAGGGCCGCGTGCCTGAAATGGCAGACCTGCACCGCATGATgatg GGGAAGCCATCCCAGCTGCAGTCCCAGTTCCGCCTCACGTACACCATGATCCTCAACCTGCTGCGGGTGGATGCCCTCAGGGTGGAGGACATGATGAAGAGGAGCTTCTCTGAGTTTCCATCCCGAAAGGACAGCAAG GCCCATGAACAGGCTCTCGCTGAACTGACCAAGAGGCTGGGGGCCTTGGAGGAGCCTGACACTACTGGCCAACTGGTTGACCTGCCTGAGTATTACAACTGGGGAGAGGAACTGACAGAGACCCAAGGCCTGATCCAG CGACGCATCATAGATTCTGTGAATGGGCTGAAATCTCTCTCAGTTGGAAGGGTGGTTGTTGTGAAGAATCAGGAGCATCACAACGCATTGGGTGTGATCCTGCAG GTCTCCTCGAACTCCACCAGCAGAGTATTCACAACGCTGGTCTTATGTGATAAGCCCATGTCTGAGGACCCACAGCAGAAGGGGCCAGCCTCCCCTGATGTGCCCTACCCGGATGACCTCGTGGGATTCAAGCTGTTCCTGCCTGAAG GACCCTGTGACCACACTGTGGCCAAGCTCCAGCCAGGAGATGTGGCTGCCATCACCACCAAGGTGCTCCGGGTGAACGGGGAGAAGATCTTGGAGGACTTCAGCAAGAGACAGCAACCGAAATTCAA GAAGGAGCCTCCCTTGGCAGCTGTGACCACTGCTGTCCAGGAACTGCTGCGTCTGGCGCAGGCCTACCCAGCAGGACCGCCTACCCTCGACCCTGTCAACGACCTGCAGCTCAAAGATGTGTCAGTGGTAGAGGGAGGTCTCCGGGCCCGGAAGCTAGAGGAGCTGATCCGGGGGGCTCAGTGTGTGCACAGCCCCCGTTTCCCTGCCCAG TACCTGAAGCTGCGGGAGCGAATGCAGATACAGAAGGAGATGGAGCGGCTGAGCTTCCTGCTGTCGGATCAGTCACTGCTGCTGCTCCCTGAGTACCACCAGCGAGTAGAG GTGCTCCGAACCCTGGGTTATGTAGATGACGCGGGCACCGTGAAGCTGGCAGGGCGGGTGGCTTGTGCCATGAGCAGCCATGAGCTGCTCCTCACTGAGCTCATGTTCGACAATGCCCTGAGTGCCCTGCGGCCCGAGGAGATTGCAGCCCTACTCTCTGGCCTGGTGTGCCAGAGCTCTGGGGACCCTGGGGATCAGCTTCCAAGTACCCTCAAACAG GGAGTGGAACGTGTCCGGGCTGTGGCCAAGAGGATTGGTGAAGTCCAAGTGGCCTGTGGCCTGAACCAGACAGTGGAGGAATTTGTGGGGGAGCTGAATTTTGGGCTGGTTGAGGTTGTATATGAGTGGGCCCGGGGCATG CCCTTCTCCGAGTTGGCAGGGCTCTCAGGGACCCCCGAAGGCCTGGTGGTCCGCTGCATCCAGCGCCTGGCTGAGATGTGTCGCTCACTGCGGGGGGCAGCCCGCCTGGTAGGTGAGCCTGTGCTAGGTGCCAAGATGGAGACAGCAGCTACCCTGCTACGGAGGGACATTGTCTTTGCGGCCAGCCTCTACACTCAGTGA
- the DXO gene encoding decapping and exoribonuclease protein, with protein sequence MEPRGTKRGAGKIEVAEPRNKLPRSAPSLPTDPALYSGPFPFYRRPSELGCFSLDAQRQYHGDARALRYYSPPPTNGQGPNFDLRDGYPDRYQPRDEELQEGLDHLLRWLLEHRGQLEGGPGWLAGAIVTWRGHLTKLLTTPYERQDGWQLAASRFQGTLYLSEVETPAARVQRLARPPLLRELMYMGYKFEQYMCADKPGGSPDPSGEVNTNVAFCSVLRSRLGNHPLLFSGEVDCRDPQAPSTQPPTCYVELKTSKEMHSPGQWRSFYRHKLLKWWAQSFLPGVPNVVAGFRNPEGFVCSLKTFPTMEMFEHVRNDRDGWNPSVCMNFCAAFLSFAQNTVVQDDPRLVHLFSWEPGGPVTVSVHQDAPYAFLPMWYVEAMTQDLPSPPKTPSPKD encoded by the exons ATGGAGCCCAGAGGGACCaagagaggagctgggaagaTAGAGGTAGCTGAGCCTCGGAACAAACTCCCCCGCTCAGCACCCTCACTGCCCACAGACCCTGCCCTCTACTCTGGGCCCTTTCCTTTCTATCGGCGCCCTTCCGAACTGGGCTGCTTCTCCCTGGATGCACAACGCCAGTACCATGGAGATGCTCGAGCCTTGCGCTACTACAGCCCACCCCCCACCAATGGTCAAGGCCCCAACTTTGACCTTAGAGATGGATACCCTGATCGATACCAGCCCCGGGACGAGGAGCTCCAAGAGGGGCTGGACCACCTGCTACGCTGGCTCCTGGAGCACCGAGGCCAGCTGGAGGG GGGTCCAGGCTGGCTGGCAGGGGCCATAGTGACGTGGCGGGGGCACCTGACAAAATTGCTGACTACACCATATGAGCGGCAGGATGGCTGGCAGCTGGCAGCCTCCAGGTTCCAGGGGACACTGTACCTGAGCGAGGTAGAGACACCGGCTGCTCGGGTTCAGAGGCTTGCCCGGCCACCCCTCCTCCGGGAGCTTATGTACATGGGGTACAAGTTTGAGCAGTACATGTGTGCAG ACAAACCTGGAGGCTCCCCAGACCCCTCTGGGGAAGTTAACACCAACGTGGCCTTCTGCTCTGTGCTGCGCAGCCGCCTGGGAAACCATCCTCTGCTCTTCTCAGGGGAGGTAGACTGCAGAGACCCCCAGGCCCCATCCACACAGCCCCCCACCTGCTATGTGGAGCTCAAGACCTCCAAGGAGATGCACAGCCCTGGCCAATGGAGGAGCTTCTACAG ACACAAGCTCCTGAAATGGTGGGCTCAGTCTTTCCTCCCAGGGGTCCCAAATGTCGTCGCTGGCTTCCGTAACCCAGAGGGTTTCGTCTGTTCTCTCAAGACCTTTCCTACCATGGAGATGTTTGAACATGTCAGG aATGACCGTGACGGCTGGAATCCCTCCGTGTGCATGAACTTCTGTGCCGCCTTCCTTAGCTTTGCCCAGAACACAGTTGTCCAGGATGACCCCAG GCTCGTCCACCTCTTCTCCTGGGAGCCTGGTGGCCCAGTCACAGTGTCTGTACATCAAGATGCACCCTATGCCTTCCTGCCCATGTGGTATGTGGAAGCCATGACCCAGGACCTCCCATCACCCCCCAAGACACCCTCCCCCAAGGACTGA
- the CFB gene encoding complement factor B, with translation MGSNLSPQLCLVPLVLGLLFGGVGVMPLAVAEPQASCSLTGVEIKGGSFQLLKEGQALEYKCPSGFYPYPMQVRTCKSTGSWSTLKTQDQKIVKKAECRAIRCPRPQDFENGEYWPRAAYYNLSDEISFRCYDGYTLRGSANRTCQENGRWDGQTAICDDGAGYCPNPGIPLGTRKVGSQYRLEDSVTYYCSRGLTLRGSQRRTCQEGGSWSGTEPSCQDSFMYDTPAEVAEAFLSSLTETIEGVEAEEGHSPGEQQKRKIVLDPSGSMNIYMVLDGSDSIGAHNFTRAKNCLRDFIEKVASYGVKPRYGLVTYATVPKVLIRVSQERSSDADWVTEKLNEISYEDHKLKTGTNTRKALQAVYSMMSWEGNAPPEGWNRTRHVILLMTDGLHNMGGDPVPVIHEIRDLLDIGRDRKNPREDYLDIYVFGVGPLVNQENINALASKKDGEQHVFKVKDMENLEDVFFQMLDETRTLGLCGMVWEHRKGNDYDKQPWQAKISVTRPLKGHENCMGAVVSEYFVLTAAHCFTVDDQKHSIKVNVGGNKKDLEIAEVLFHPNYNINGKKAEGISEFYDYDVALIKLKEKLTYGQTLRPICLPCTEGTNQALRLPWSTTCQQQMEELLPAKDIKALFVSELSKEGKKMLVRKEVYIKNGEKKASCERDAQYASGYDKVKDISAVVTPRFLCTGGVNPYADPNTCRGDSGGPLIIHKRSRFIQVGVISWGVVDVCKDQRRQLQVPAHARDFHINLFQVLPWLKEKLKDEGLGFL, from the exons ATGGGGAGCAATCTCAGCCCCCAACTCTGCCTGGTACCCTTGGTCCTGGGCCTCTTGTTTGGAG GTGTGGGTGTGATGCCACTAGCTGTGGCCGAGCCCCAAGCCTCCTGCTCTCTGACGGGAGTAGAGATCAAAGGTGGCTCCTTCCAGCTTCTCAAGGAGGGCCAGGCTCTGGAGTACAAATGCCCCTCTGGCTTCTACCCGTACCCCATGCAAGTTCGCACCTGCAAATCCACGGGGTCCTGGAGCACCCTGAAGACCCAAGACCAAAAGATTGTCAAGAAGGCAGAATGCAGAG caaTTCGCTGCCCAAGACCACAGGATTTTGAGAATGGGGAGTACTGGCCCCGGGCCGCCTACTACAATTTGAGTGACGAGATCTCCTTTCGCTGCTATGATGGTTACACTCTCCGCGGCTCTGCCAATCGCACCTGCCAAGAAAATGGTCGGTGGGATGGGCAAACAGCCATCTGCGATGATGGAG CGGGGTACTGCCCCAATCCAGGCATCCCCCTTGGCACAAGGAAGGTGGGCAGCCAGTACCGCCTCGAAGACAGTGTCACCTACTACTGCAGCCGGGGGCTCACTCTGCGTGGCTCCCAGCGGCGAACATGCCAGGAAGGTGGCTCTTGGAGTGGAACGGAACCTTCATGCCAAG ACTCCTTTATGTATGACACCCCTGCAGAGGTGGCCGAAGCCTTTCTGTCTTCCCTGACAGAGACCATAGAAGGAGTTGAGGCTGAGGAGGGGCACAGCCCAG GGGAAcaacagaagaggaagattgtcctggaCCCCTCAGGCTCCATGAACATCTACATGGTGCTGGATGGATCAGACAGCATTGGGGCTCACAACTTCACAAGGGCCAAGAATTGTCTCAGAGACTTCATTGAGAAG GTGGCAAGTTACGGGGTGAAGCCAAGATATGGTCTAGTGACATATGCCACGGTCCCCAAAGTTTTGATCAGAGTGTCCCAAGAAAGGAGCAGTGATGCAGACTGGGTCACAGAGAAGCTCAATGAAATCAGCTATGAAG ATCACAAATTGAAGACAGGGACTAACACCAGGAAGGCCCTCCAGGCAGTATACAGCATGATGAGCTGGGAAGGGAACGCTCCCCCTGAAGGCTGGAACCGCACCCGCCATGTCATCCTCCTTATGACTGATG GCTTGCACAACATGGGTGGTGACCCAGTCCCTGTCATTCATGAGATCCGTGACTTGCTGGACATTGGCAGGGATCGCAAAAACCCAAGAGAGGATTATCTGG ACATCTATGTGTTTGGGGTTGGGCCTCTGGTGAACCAAGAGAACATCAATGCTTTGGCTTCCAAGAAGGATGGAGAGCAACACGTGTTCAAAGTCAAGGACATGGAAAATCTGGAGGATGTCTTCTTTCAAATGCTTG ATGAAACCCGGACTCTGGGTCTGTGTGGCATGGTTTGGGAGCACAGGAAAGGTAATGACTACGACAAGCAACCGTGGCAGGCCAAGATCTCAGTCACT CGCCCTTTGAAGGGACATGAGAACTGTATGGGGGCCGTGGTGTCTGAGTACTTTGTGCTGACAGCGGCACATTGTTTCACGGTAGATGACCAGAAACACTCAATCAAGGTCAACGTGG gaggGAACAAGAAGGACTTGGAGATAGCAGAGGTCCTATTTCACCCCAACTACAACATCAATGGGAAAAAAGCAGAAGGCATTTCTGAATTTTATGACTATGATGTGGCCCTGATCAAGCTCAAGGAGAAGCTAACGTATGGCCAGACTCTCAG GCCCATCTGTCTCCCCTGTACTGAGGGAACAAATCAAGCTTTGAGGCTTCCATGGTCAACCACTTGCCAGCAACAGA TGGAAGAACTGCTCCCTGCAAAGGATATCAAAGCTCTGTTTGTGTCTGAGTTGTCCAAGGAGGGGAAGAAGATGCTGGTTCGGAAGGAAGTCTACATCAAGAATGGGGAAAAG AAAGCCAGCTGTGAGAGAGATGCTCAATATGCCTCAGGCTATGACAAAGTCAAGGATATCTCTGCGGTGGTCACCCCCAGGTTCCTCTGCACTGGAGGGGTGAATCCCTACGCTGACCCCAACACCTGCAGAG GTGACTCTGGTGGCCCCCTGATTATTCACAAGAGGAGTCGCTTCATTCAG GTTGGCGTGATCAGCTGGGGCGTAGTGGATGTCTGTAAAGACCAGAGGCGGCAGCTGCAGGTGCCTGCTCACGCTCGAGACTTTCACATCAACCTCTTCCAAGTGCTACCCTGGCTCAAGGAGAAACTCAAAGACGAGGGTCTGGGATTTCTATAA